The nucleotide sequence GGGCCTGCGAGGGCCCGGCGCCCCACCTGCAATCGGCCCCTAGAGCGACTTTGAGGCACATGTGATCAATCCTGAGGCACGGAGGCCGGCCCCACTCGAGCCGGGGTGGAGACCGGCGCCCGTGCCGACCTGCAAGTCAGCAGAGGATCTCGAGGGCGCCGGGGTGGATGGTGATCGTCAGGCGGGTATCCTTGGCCAGGACCTCGCCGTCGCCGATGAACAGGATGGGTTGCTCGGCGCGGATCTCGATGCGCTCGCCGTGGAACTCCACCGCGTCGCGGCGGGCGGTATGGTGGCCCCTGAGCGACATCAGCGAGACCGTGACGATCGTGCCGAGGCGACTGCGGCGCGAGAGCAGCATCCCGGAGAGTTCGCCGTCGTCGGGCCGGGCGTCGGGCGTGGGCATCACGCGCTTGCCGATCGTCGGCTGGTTGTTGACGAAGAGCGCCACGCTCGGGAACCTGCCGACGCTCTGGCCGTCGCAGAAGACTTCCACCGGCGTGTAGAGGCGGCGGGAGAACAGCAGCAGGAAGAAGCTGTAACCCAGGTAGATGGCACTGCCCAGGCGCCGCGCCACCCACCGCGAGGCCCGGGAATACCGCTTGAAGCGGTTGACGTTGACAGCCACGCGGCTCACCGTGCCGGCCCCGCCGGCCGTCGCGTAGCGCTTGCCGTTGACGTCGACCAGGTCGAGAACGCGCGTCCGGCCCTGCTTGAGGATGGCGCAGGCCGCGGCCGGATCTTTGGGGATGCCCAGGTAGGTGGCCAGGTCGTTGGCCGTGCCGCATGGGATGACGCCCAGGCGCACCGGAGCGGCGGCGATGGCGTTGAGGGCCAGGTTGATGGTGCCGTCGCCGCCGGCCACCACCAGATCGGTGATTCCGTCGCCGGCCGCGCGGCTGCAGGCCTCGATCGCGTCCGCGCGTGTGGCTGGCACAAGGAACTCCACGTGCTCCCCGGCCATGGCCTCGGCGATGCGCTCGTGGACCCTGGCCTTGCCGCCTCGTTTGGCTGCCCGGTTGACGATCACCCGGTACCGGCGGATCCCCGCCGGAGAATCCGGCGCGGTCAACCCGGCTTCCCGGCCCTCCATGGCCAGGTCATACCCGCTACAGCCGGCGCTTGACGGACACTCCCCCGCGCACCGCGTCGGGCTTGTAACCGACCGCCTGATCGTGAGGATACTCGGTAGCGAGCACCGCCTTCACGCCAGGCGGGATGGCCTCGCGGGGACCGTGGCATTGCAGGCACATCCCCTGCACGGGAATGGCCTTCATGTACCGGAAGACCTTACCTTGCGGCTCCTCGACCACTTCCGCGCGCTCCAGCGTCTCGGCCCGCTCGCCGGCCGCCGCGCGGGCGTCGAACTCCGCCAGGACGCGCTGCTCCCAGGCGTCCGGGCTGCCCAGCAGGGGGTTGCGTACCTCGAGGCTCACGCGTGTGATCTTCCAGCCCGTGCGGCGCGAGGCGGCACCGGCCATGCCGGGGGCGCGCTCGCGACAAATGGCGATCGCCGCCTCGGGCCCGGCGCCAGTCAACTGCTCGCGCAGCTCGGTGCCGAGCGTCTTCATGAGTGCGGCGGCCTCGGCCCGGGCCTCGGAGGCGAACCGGCCCTCGGCGCCGGATCCCGCCGGTGCGGGCGTGGCGGCCGTGAGCGCGGCGGCGAGGGCCAGGGCGAGCACGAAGTGCATGGTCATCTCCAGGTACGGGCAGAGACTCTGAACCTTACCATGGGCAAATGTCGTCTCGGCTGAGGGTAGACCCTGCCAGCCGCGATCTGTAGAGTACGAAGTCCGATGCGGACACGTGCCGAGGCGCTCTCGGCTCTGCGAGCGGCTTTGCGGCCGAGCGTCGCCTGGGCCCTCCTGGTGGCGCTGGTGGGCATGATCGGCACCCTGGCCATGTGGCACCTGGCTACCGAACGCGTCGCGGCAACCGATCAGGCGCGGTTCGATCGCCGCGTCCGGGACGCGCGCCTGGCCATCGAGCAGCGCATGGAGACGTACATCCAGACCCTGCGCTCCGCGGCCGCGATGGTCGCGATCGACGGTGTGCCCACGCCGGCCAGGTGGCGCGACTACGTCGCCCGGCTGGAGATCCGCCGGCTGTATCCGGGCATCCAGGGCGTGGGGTTCACGCTGCGCGTGCCGCCGGGCGGCGTCCCGCATCTCGAGCGGCGTATGCGGGCAGCGGGCCAGGAAGGATTCGACGTCTACCCGGACCAGCCGCGGGGCGAGCACCATGCGATCCTCGTCCTGGAACCGCTGGACTGGCGAAACCGGCGCGCCATCGGCTACGACATGTTCTCCGAGCCGATGCGGCGCGAAGCGATGGCGCGTGCCCGGGATTCGGGCCTGCCGGCCATGAGCGGCAAGGTGGTGCTCGTCCAGGAGACCGACCGGGACCGGCAGGCCGGCTTCCTGGTCTACTACCCGGTGTACCGGCACGGGGCGCCGGTTGCGACGGTCGACGAGCGGCGCGCCGCCCTGCTCGGGTTCACGTACAGCCCGTTCCGGGCCGACGACCTGTTCGCCGGAATCTTCGGCGAGGGCCTTGGCCGGGACGTCGGCATGGAGATCTACGACGGCAACGCGGTAGATCGCGGGATGCTGCTGCACGATCACGACCCGGAGCACGCCGCGGGAGCGCCCATCCGTCCGGACGGACACCGACCGGCCCTCACGGCCGTCAAGCGGGCGACCGTCGCGGGCCGGACCTGGACCATCCTCTTCACGACCCAGCCGGCCTTCGAGACCCACGCGGGCGCCCAGTTGCCGATTTTGCTGCTGCTGGCCGGTACCGTGATTTCCCTGCTGCTGGGCGCGCTGGTCTGGAGCCTGGCGGCCAGCCGCGATCGCGCGGAGCGCGAAATCGCCGCCCGCACGCGCGAACTCGAGGCGAGCAACTTGCGCCTCCGCGACGCCGACCGGCACAAGGACGAGTTCCTGAGCGTGCTGAGCCACGAGTTGCGCACGCCGCTGAACTTCATCACCGGCTTCGCGAGCATGCTCGACGATGGCGTGGGCGGGAAACTCACACCCGAGCAGGAGACCAGCGTCAGGCGCATCCTTTACGGCGCGGAGCGGATGGTCGGCATCGTCGACGACCTCCTGGACATCGCCCGCATCCAGGCCGGCAAGATCGCGATCAAGCCGGAACCCACCGACTATCGTGCCCTGCTCGAAGAGGCCGTCGCCTCCTTGCAGCCCCTGGCGGCCAGCCGCGGCGTCGCCCTGTGGCTCGACCACGACATCCCGGGGCCGGTGATGGCCGATCGCCTGCGCGTGCTCCAGATCGTGACGAACCTCGTCAACAACGGGATCAAGTTCACTCCGCCGGGCGGATCGGTGAGCGTGCGGGCGCTTGCGGGACCGGACCGCACGGTCGTGACCGAGGTCTCCGACACGGGCCGCGGGATTCACGAGCGCGACATGGAGCGGATCTTCGAGAAGTTCCAGCAGGCGGACATGAGCTTGACGCGCGAGGCCGGCGGGACCGGCCTGGGCCTGACCATCGCCAGGGCGCTGGTGGAGGCGCACGGCGGCTCGATCGCCGTGCGAAGCGCGCCCGGGGCGGGTAGCACCTTCCGCTTCAGCTTGCCGCTGGAAAATGCGCCCTGCGAGCCGCCTGCCGCCCGCCTACCGCCGGGCGGGCAAGCCGCTCAGAGGCCGGCGAAGTAGGTGTCGAGCCCGCGGCGAGCTTGCGCGGCCAGGTCCTCGGCGACCTCCCGGCGCAGCTTTCCCTCGTCGGCCGGACCGGGATCGGCGGCGCTGCCGGAAAGGACCGCCATGGCCAGTTCGGCCAGGACGGCGATGAGCCCGCTCTCGGCGTCTTCCGGCGCCTCGACCTCCTCGCTTCGCCGCTCGGTCTCCACCTCCCAGGTCTGCCGCTCGGAGGCCTCGGCGGCGTAGGTCCCGGCCCAGACCTCCCGGCCGGACCCTGGCACCACCACGCGAATCGCCAGCGTCGCCCGGACGGTGGTCGTCCGCTCCCTCCCCCGGACCTCCGAGGTAACCTGGCGCCGCCTGCCCGCCGCCCGTTCGGTCCGCGTGCGCGACTGGACGTAGGCATCGCGGACGGGAGAAATCTCGCTAGCCACGTCGCGTAACCGGCCGCGGACGGAGAGATCGG is from Candidatus Tanganyikabacteria bacterium and encodes:
- a CDS encoding DUF3365 domain-containing protein, producing the protein MTMHFVLALALAAALTAATPAPAGSGAEGRFASEARAEAAALMKTLGTELREQLTGAGPEAAIAICRERAPGMAGAASRRTGWKITRVSLEVRNPLLGSPDAWEQRVLAEFDARAAAGERAETLERAEVVEEPQGKVFRYMKAIPVQGMCLQCHGPREAIPPGVKAVLATEYPHDQAVGYKPDAVRGGVSVKRRL
- a CDS encoding CHASE domain-containing protein, giving the protein MRTRAEALSALRAALRPSVAWALLVALVGMIGTLAMWHLATERVAATDQARFDRRVRDARLAIEQRMETYIQTLRSAAAMVAIDGVPTPARWRDYVARLEIRRLYPGIQGVGFTLRVPPGGVPHLERRMRAAGQEGFDVYPDQPRGEHHAILVLEPLDWRNRRAIGYDMFSEPMRREAMARARDSGLPAMSGKVVLVQETDRDRQAGFLVYYPVYRHGAPVATVDERRAALLGFTYSPFRADDLFAGIFGEGLGRDVGMEIYDGNAVDRGMLLHDHDPEHAAGAPIRPDGHRPALTAVKRATVAGRTWTILFTTQPAFETHAGAQLPILLLLAGTVISLLLGALVWSLAASRDRAEREIAARTRELEASNLRLRDADRHKDEFLSVLSHELRTPLNFITGFASMLDDGVGGKLTPEQETSVRRILYGAERMVGIVDDLLDIARIQAGKIAIKPEPTDYRALLEEAVASLQPLAASRGVALWLDHDIPGPVMADRLRVLQIVTNLVNNGIKFTPPGGSVSVRALAGPDRTVVTEVSDTGRGIHERDMERIFEKFQQADMSLTREAGGTGLGLTIARALVEAHGGSIAVRSAPGAGSTFRFSLPLENAPCEPPAARLPPGGQAAQRPAK
- a CDS encoding YegS/Rv2252/BmrU family lipid kinase, with the protein product MEGREAGLTAPDSPAGIRRYRVIVNRAAKRGGKARVHERIAEAMAGEHVEFLVPATRADAIEACSRAAGDGITDLVVAGGDGTINLALNAIAAAPVRLGVIPCGTANDLATYLGIPKDPAAACAILKQGRTRVLDLVDVNGKRYATAGGAGTVSRVAVNVNRFKRYSRASRWVARRLGSAIYLGYSFFLLLFSRRLYTPVEVFCDGQSVGRFPSVALFVNNQPTIGKRVMPTPDARPDDGELSGMLLSRRSRLGTIVTVSLMSLRGHHTARRDAVEFHGERIEIRAEQPILFIGDGEVLAKDTRLTITIHPGALEILC